From Callithrix jacchus isolate 240 chromosome 3, calJac240_pri, whole genome shotgun sequence, a single genomic window includes:
- the LOC100392150 gene encoding thymosin beta-4-like: protein MSDKPNMAEIEKFDELKLKNTEMQEKNPLPSKEMIEQEK, encoded by the coding sequence ATGTCTGACAAACCCAATATGGCTGAGATCGAGAAATTCGATGAGttgaaactgaagaatacagaaatgcaagaaaaaaatccactGCCTTCCAAAGAAATGATTGAACAGGAGAAGTAA